In Armatimonadota bacterium, a single genomic region encodes these proteins:
- a CDS encoding cytidine deaminase: protein MTKGQAQELLAAARAASARAYAPYSGFRVGAALLAESGRTYDGCNVENASLGLTVCAERVAVGCAVAGGERRFRALAVYAESDDPTPPCGACRQVLREFAADLPIYLAHRGGWREVSLASLYPLPFAPDLRPHREER, encoded by the coding sequence GTGACGAAGGGGCAAGCACAGGAACTGTTGGCCGCGGCCCGCGCTGCAAGCGCGCGGGCCTACGCGCCCTACTCCGGGTTTCGCGTGGGCGCCGCGCTGCTGGCGGAGAGCGGCCGCACCTACGACGGGTGCAACGTCGAGAACGCATCGCTGGGGCTGACGGTATGCGCGGAGCGGGTAGCGGTGGGCTGCGCCGTCGCCGGCGGCGAGCGGCGCTTTCGCGCGCTCGCCGTCTATGCCGAGAGCGACGACCCGACGCCGCCCTGCGGCGCTTGCCGGCAGGTGCTGCGCGAGTTTGCCGCCGACCTGCCGATCTACCTGGCGCACCGCGGCGGGTGGCGCGAGGTCAGCCTGGCGAGCCTCTATCCGCTGCCCTTCGCCCCCGACCTGCGCCCCCACCGCGAGGAGCGGTGA
- a CDS encoding hemolysin family protein, giving the protein MDDGLSFIWLTAAVWADLRVGGVVQMVVIALALLLLGFVSLAEAALVSVNQVRVRQLATEGDSRAALLVDLVERRQEILGSLVIAINFSILVTSSLVTALTIQLWGVGWVPVSSVVTLALVITCCEIAPKSYSAHQADRVALRVARAVALLHRVLRPAASVLNRIAQFLMARVLIRLLGGGSHPREHAFSDDEIKRLVTAGERGGEVQEEEAELIHGVIEFADKVAREVMVPRTDMVCLPQEASPAEAVLVIAQHGHSRIPVYDGDLDHISGIVYAKDLLARLQQGRPAPSLAAVARPVHCVPENKKLADLLREMQLRRVHMAIVIDEYGGTAGLVTVEDLLEEIVGEIVDEYDREEEQIRMTGAGEGVVDARASVDDVEEAFAVELPEGEFDSIGGFVLDRMGHLPQAGEELEHSGLRIRVQEVNALRIHKLHVARVSPPPAQAEQTDADAR; this is encoded by the coding sequence ATGGACGACGGATTGAGCTTCATATGGTTGACCGCGGCGGTGTGGGCCGACCTCCGGGTGGGGGGGGTAGTGCAGATGGTCGTCATCGCCCTGGCGCTGCTGCTGCTGGGATTCGTGTCCCTGGCGGAGGCGGCGCTGGTATCGGTCAACCAGGTGCGCGTGCGTCAGCTCGCCACCGAGGGCGATAGCCGCGCGGCGCTCCTGGTGGACCTGGTCGAGCGCCGCCAGGAGATCCTGGGCAGCCTCGTCATCGCCATCAATTTCTCGATTCTGGTCACCTCCTCGCTGGTCACCGCCCTCACCATTCAACTGTGGGGTGTGGGCTGGGTGCCGGTGAGCTCGGTGGTCACGCTGGCGCTGGTGATCACTTGCTGCGAGATCGCCCCCAAGTCCTACAGCGCGCACCAGGCGGACCGCGTTGCCCTGCGCGTGGCGCGGGCGGTGGCGCTGCTGCACCGCGTGCTGCGGCCGGCGGCGTCAGTGCTCAACCGCATCGCCCAGTTCCTGATGGCGCGGGTTCTCATCAGGCTGCTCGGCGGCGGCTCGCACCCGCGGGAGCATGCTTTCTCCGATGACGAGATCAAGCGGCTCGTTACCGCCGGCGAGCGCGGCGGGGAGGTGCAGGAGGAGGAGGCGGAGCTGATCCACGGCGTGATCGAGTTCGCGGACAAGGTCGCGCGCGAGGTGATGGTGCCGCGTACCGACATGGTATGTCTGCCGCAGGAGGCGTCGCCCGCTGAAGCGGTGCTCGTCATCGCCCAGCACGGCCACTCGCGCATCCCCGTTTACGACGGCGACCTCGACCACATCAGCGGCATCGTTTACGCCAAGGACCTGCTCGCCCGACTCCAGCAGGGGCGCCCCGCGCCCAGTCTCGCGGCGGTGGCACGCCCCGTCCATTGCGTTCCCGAGAACAAGAAGCTCGCCGACCTGCTGCGCGAGATGCAGCTGCGCCGCGTGCACATGGCGATCGTCATTGACGAGTACGGCGGCACCGCCGGCCTGGTCACGGTCGAGGACCTGCTGGAGGAGATCGTCGGCGAGATCGTGGATGAGTATGATCGTGAGGAAGAGCAGATCCGCATGACCGGCGCCGGCGAAGGCGTGGTTGATGCTCGCGCCAGCGTGGATGACGTGGAGGAAGCCTTCGCCGTCGAACTGCCCGAGGGCGAGTTCGACTCCATCGGCGGCTTCGTGCTCGACCGCATGGGGCATCTCCCCCAGGCCGGCGAGGAGCTCGAGCATTCGGGGCTGCGGATCCGGGTGCAGGAGGTCAACGCCCTGCGCATCCACAAGCTCCACGTTGCCCGCGTGTCCCCGCCGCCGGCGCAGGCGGAGCAAACAGACGCCGACGCGCGATAG
- the pheA gene encoding prephenate dehydratase, translated as MTIERERAAIDQIDEQILALLNQRAQLALKIGRAKRRRARAEFDPARERQIFDRLIAANRGPLPEEGLLSIYREIIAVHRDLEMPASVAYFGPAGTFTHMAALRKFGARAAAVPVESIADVFTQVEKSLTRFGVVPMENSTEGVVSDTLDMFVESSLAICAEIYLDVDHYLLARCPPEEVTRIYSMRQALAQCRVWIKTNLPRAELQEVASTARAAQLAADEAGAAAIAPSLAAGLYGLEIIGEKVQDSPHNRTRFLVVGRHGESRPSGRDKTSLMFAVHHRAGALYHALAVLDKYDVNMTMIESRPTKKTPWEYIFFVDVQGHASEAPVARAIEQLAAEAFFVRVLGSYPEAE; from the coding sequence CGCGGCCATAGACCAGATAGACGAGCAGATCCTGGCGCTGCTCAACCAGCGAGCCCAGCTCGCCCTCAAGATCGGGCGCGCCAAGCGCCGCCGCGCGCGCGCCGAGTTCGATCCGGCGCGCGAGCGCCAGATCTTCGACCGCCTGATCGCGGCCAACCGGGGACCCCTGCCCGAGGAGGGCCTGCTCAGCATCTATCGCGAGATCATCGCCGTCCACCGCGACCTGGAGATGCCGGCGTCGGTGGCCTATTTTGGTCCGGCGGGCACTTTCACCCACATGGCCGCGCTGCGCAAGTTCGGCGCGCGGGCGGCGGCGGTTCCCGTCGAGTCCATCGCCGATGTCTTCACCCAAGTCGAGAAAAGCCTCACCCGCTTCGGCGTCGTGCCGATGGAGAACTCGACCGAAGGCGTGGTCAGCGACACCCTCGATATGTTCGTCGAGTCCTCGCTCGCCATCTGCGCGGAGATTTACCTGGACGTGGATCATTACCTGCTGGCTCGCTGTCCGCCCGAGGAGGTTACGCGAATCTACTCGATGCGTCAAGCCCTGGCGCAGTGCCGGGTCTGGATCAAGACCAACCTTCCGCGCGCCGAGCTGCAAGAGGTCGCCTCCACCGCGCGCGCCGCCCAGCTCGCCGCCGACGAGGCCGGCGCCGCCGCCATCGCCCCCAGCCTCGCCGCCGGTCTCTACGGCCTCGAGATCATCGGCGAGAAGGTCCAGGACTCGCCCCACAACCGCACCCGCTTCCTGGTGGTCGGGCGCCACGGCGAGTCCCGGCCCAGCGGCCGCGACAAGACTTCCCTCATGTTCGCCGTCCACCACCGGGCGGGCGCCCTCTACCACGCGCTGGCGGTGCTCGACAAGTACGACGTCAACATGACCATGATCGAGTCGCGTCCCACCAAGAAGACCCCGTGGGAGTACATCTTCTTCGTGGATGTCCAGGGGCACGCCAGCGAGGCGCCCGTCGCCCGCGCCATCGAGCAGTTGGCCGCGGAAGCTTTCTTCGTGCGCGTGTTGGGGTCCTATCCCGAGGCGGAATAG